In the Campylobacter sputorum subsp. sputorum genome, GAGAAGACCTAAAATTTTGCTTTTAGATGAGCCATTATCAGCACTTGATCCAAATTTACGCTCAAATTTGCAAGATGAAATCGCTAAAATTCACTCAACTTTTGAGATGATAACCATTTTAGTTAGTCACGATCCAGATGAAATTTATAAGTTGGCAAATTTACTTTTTGTCATAAAAAATGGAGTGATTGAGAAGCGTGGAAATCCAAAAGAAATTTTGCTAAAAACAAGTGGAAGTCAGAAATTTGCTTTTAAGGGAAGGGTGCTAAATATAGAAAAAATTGACACAATTTTTGTAGTTACACTATCTGTCGGACAGCAAATTACGCAAGTTGCATTAGCTTTCATAAAAGATATAAAAATTGGCGATAATGTAATGATTAGCACAAAGGCATTTAATTTAAATTTAGTTAAAATTTGAGAAATTTAGGAGATAAAATGAAAAAAATTTTATTATTTTTGACACTTGGAGTTTTTTTGTGTGCTGGGGATTTGAAAATTGCAGCAGGATTTTAAAAGTTTTTAATTTATTTGTAAATGTTATCTAGACATTCTTTTAAAGTAGGGTATTTAAATACAAAATTCTCATTTAGTAATTTGTTAGGATAAATTTCAAGTGAGTCTGTCATAACAACACTGCCTTCGCCAAATTTTAGTTTTAATATAAATGTTGGTATGGATAAAAACATAGGCTTGTTAAAAGTATCTGCTAGGATCATGCTAAAGTTTTTATTGCTTATGGGGTTTGGCGAAGTAAGATTATAAATCCCGTTTGTATGGCCACTAAGTGCAAATTTAATCGCAGAAACTACATCTTCAAGACTAACCCAGCTCATCATATTTTTACCATCTCCTATACTTCCACCAAGCCCTAGTTTAAAAGGCGTTTCCATCTGATTTAATGCACCGCCATTTTTACCAAGAACAACACCAAATCTAAATATAGTTGTTTTTATATTATATTTCGTAGCTTTTAGAGCCTCTTCTTCCCAAGTCTTAGCAAGAGCGCCTAAAAAATTATCATTATAAATGGCATTTTCTTCGCCACCGCTGTAGCCATTTTTATATATCCCAATAGCAGAAGTTGATATGAATATCTGCGGTTTTGTAGTTTTCATAGCTTCAATTAAAGCTTTTGTAGTTTCTATCCTGCTATTTAAAAGCTCTTTTTTATACTCTTTTGTCCATTTTTTAGATATAGGCGCACCTGCTAAATTTATTATGGCATTGCAATTTTTTATAATTTCTGAAAGTCTATTTTGATTAAAATCATCTCTTGTTATTAGAACTATATTGTGTTCTTTTTGAAGTTCTTTGTATAACGCGGTTCCTACAAAACCAGTTCCACCACTAATTGCTATTTTCATTATTTTTCCTTTATAGAAATTATATGCAAGTTTTGATAATGATTATATGAAGTGAATAATTTTATAATTTGTAATAAATTTGAAGTGGCGGACAGAGAGAGATTTGAACTCTCGAGCCCCGATTAAGAGCTGCACCCTTAGCAGGGGTGTGGTTTCAGCCGCTCACCCATCTGTCCAATTCAAAATTTAAATGAAATTTAATTATACATATAAAAAGCTAATAAAATGCTTAATTTGTAATGTAGCTAATAAATTTTTACACACAAACTGGATAAATTTATCCAGTTTGTGTGTATGTTTATCCTTTTTTAGGAAATACAAGCATATTTACATATCTTCCTTCAAAGATTGGAGCTTTATCTCTTTGTGCAATATTTTCAACCATTGCCCAAACTTTCTCTAAAAGTTCAGCTCCTGCTTCAGGTGTTGCCATTTCTCTACCTTTTAGAAAAACCCTAAATCTTACATGTTTGCCTTCTTCAAGAAATTCTATAGCATGCTTAACTTTATAATTTATATCATTTTGGGCTATTTTTAAAGAAAGCTTTATCTCTTTTATATCTATAACTTTCTGTTTTTTCTTAGCTTCTTTTTTCTTTTTTTCTTGTTGGTATCTAAATTTACTATAGTCCATTACTTTGCAAACTGGCGGTTTTGCATCAGGAGCTATTAAAACTAAATCAAGCCCCATTCTATAAGCTATATTTAATGCTTCATCTGATGATATCACACCATAAACAGTGCCATCATCCCCAATACATCTTACCTCCCTTGCTTCTATCTCTTCGTTGAGCAAAACTTCTTTTTCTTTACTCAAAAATGCACCTCATCAAGTTTCTCCTTTGTTAATTTTAAAAACTCATCTAAACTTATATTAGATTGAGTTCTAGCTCTTCTATCTCTAAGAGCAACTGTTTTGTTTTCTACTTCGTTATCTCCAATGACTAAAATCATAGGAACTCTAGCTTTTTCTGCTGTTCTTATGCGTTTGTTTAAG is a window encoding:
- a CDS encoding TIGR01777 family oxidoreductase — its product is MKIAISGGTGFVGTALYKELQKEHNIVLITRDDFNQNRLSEIIKNCNAIINLAGAPISKKWTKEYKKELLNSRIETTKALIEAMKTTKPQIFISTSAIGIYKNGYSGGEENAIYNDNFLGALAKTWEEEALKATKYNIKTTIFRFGVVLGKNGGALNQMETPFKLGLGGSIGDGKNMMSWVSLEDVVSAIKFALSGHTNGIYNLTSPNPISNKNFSMILADTFNKPMFLSIPTFILKLKFGEGSVVMTDSLEIYPNKLLNENFVFKYPTLKECLDNIYK
- the infC gene encoding translation initiation factor IF-3 → MSKEKEVLLNEEIEAREVRCIGDDGTVYGVISSDEALNIAYRMGLDLVLIAPDAKPPVCKVMDYSKFRYQQEKKKKEAKKKQKVIDIKEIKLSLKIAQNDINYKVKHAIEFLEEGKHVRFRVFLKGREMATPEAGAELLEKVWAMVENIAQRDKAPIFEGRYVNMLVFPKKG